The following proteins are co-located in the Mesorhizobium sp. M1E.F.Ca.ET.045.02.1.1 genome:
- a CDS encoding pyridoxamine 5'-phosphate oxidase family protein has product MMIRTLSTLECTKLLAANRAGHLACAKDGQPYLVCFNYAYADNHLYSFSLPGKKIDWMRANPLVCAQVDEHTHGRGWRSVIVDGRYEELPDLVGHKAQREHAWSVLSKHADWWEPGALKPVMPPVSDNLPHVFYRIHVEQVSGREASE; this is encoded by the coding sequence ATGATGATCCGCACGCTCTCGACTCTGGAATGCACGAAACTGCTGGCGGCCAATCGTGCCGGCCATCTGGCATGTGCGAAGGATGGACAACCTTACCTCGTGTGCTTCAACTATGCCTACGCCGACAATCACCTCTATTCGTTCTCTTTGCCGGGTAAGAAAATCGACTGGATGCGGGCCAATCCCCTGGTGTGCGCCCAGGTCGACGAACACACCCACGGGCGCGGATGGAGAAGCGTGATTGTCGACGGCCGCTATGAGGAACTGCCGGACCTGGTCGGCCACAAGGCTCAGCGCGAGCATGCATGGTCGGTGCTGAGCAAGCACGCGGACTGGTGGGAGCCCGGTGCGCTCAAGCCTGTCATGCCTCCCGTGTCAGATAACTTGCCGCACGTTTTTTACCGGATCCATGTCGAGCAAGTCTCGGGACGGGAAGCAAGTGAATAG
- a CDS encoding indolepyruvate oxidoreductase subunit beta family protein, whose amino-acid sequence MLEQASPLRPKVGATDDERVIKLAVLAVGGQGGGVLADWITDVAERSGYIAQSTSVAGVAQRTGATIYYIEMARDTGRLPVFALSPSQGDVDILIAAELMEAGRAIIRGFVTPERTTLIASSHRIAAVSEKIEPGDGRASSEKVHATAEAASKRFIAFDMEKIAVENGTMISASLLGALAGSDALPFARESYEQAIGAGGRGVKASLAAFGAAYDRARGIAAAPTGGTAAAKPAAPETRPVAKVSGPETLLIGWQELAARVAALPEPVRDMAERGLKKVVDFQDIAYGGEYLDRLDKAVPLDNAERGYALSIAAAKHLANAMCYDDMIRVADLKTRSTRDRRVRKEIGVKEGSVLQVTEYFHPRIEEFCGTLPVGLGSYIENRPKLAAFLDRRINRGRHIRTDSFAGFATLWFIGGLRRWRRRLLRHKVEMEHLERWYELALAHARENYALGTEILNCRRLIKGYSDTHARAQSKFDRVLSALPMLKGREDAADWLRRLREAALKDEKGDMLDGALKTVATLDDSPAL is encoded by the coding sequence ATGCTTGAACAGGCCTCACCCTTGCGCCCGAAGGTGGGCGCTACTGATGACGAGCGGGTGATAAAACTCGCCGTGCTCGCGGTCGGCGGCCAGGGCGGCGGCGTGCTCGCCGACTGGATCACCGATGTCGCCGAGCGCAGCGGCTACATCGCCCAGTCGACGTCTGTGGCGGGCGTCGCCCAGCGCACGGGGGCGACGATCTATTACATCGAAATGGCCCGCGACACCGGCCGGCTGCCGGTCTTCGCGCTGTCGCCCTCCCAGGGCGACGTCGACATTTTGATCGCCGCCGAGCTGATGGAAGCCGGCCGCGCCATCATCCGCGGCTTCGTCACGCCCGAGCGCACGACGCTGATCGCCTCCTCGCACCGCATCGCCGCCGTCTCGGAAAAGATCGAGCCGGGCGACGGCCGCGCCTCATCGGAGAAGGTGCACGCGACGGCCGAGGCCGCCTCAAAACGCTTCATCGCCTTCGACATGGAAAAGATCGCCGTCGAGAACGGCACGATGATCTCGGCCAGCCTGCTCGGCGCGCTGGCCGGTTCCGACGCGCTGCCGTTCGCGCGCGAAAGCTACGAGCAGGCGATCGGCGCCGGCGGCCGCGGCGTCAAGGCAAGCCTCGCCGCCTTTGGCGCTGCTTACGATCGCGCGCGCGGCATCGCTGCGGCGCCGACCGGGGGTACGGCTGCGGCGAAACCCGCTGCTCCCGAGACTCGCCCAGTCGCGAAGGTCAGCGGCCCGGAAACCCTGCTGATTGGCTGGCAGGAGCTTGCTGCCCGCGTCGCGGCATTGCCAGAGCCGGTGCGCGACATGGCCGAACGCGGCCTGAAGAAGGTCGTCGACTTCCAGGACATCGCCTACGGCGGCGAATATCTCGACCGGCTGGACAAGGCGGTTCCGCTGGACAATGCGGAACGCGGCTACGCGCTGTCGATTGCCGCCGCCAAGCATCTCGCCAACGCCATGTGCTATGACGACATGATCCGCGTCGCCGACCTCAAGACGCGCTCGACCCGTGACAGGCGCGTGCGCAAGGAGATCGGCGTCAAGGAAGGCTCGGTCCTCCAGGTCACCGAATATTTCCATCCGCGCATCGAGGAGTTCTGCGGCACGCTGCCGGTGGGGCTCGGCAGCTACATCGAGAACCGGCCGAAGCTCGCTGCCTTCCTCGACCGCCGCATCAATCGCGGCCGCCATATCCGCACCGACAGTTTTGCCGGCTTCGCCACGCTCTGGTTCATCGGCGGCCTGCGCCGCTGGCGCCGCCGTCTGCTGCGCCACAAGGTCGAGATGGAGCATCTGGAGCGCTGGTACGAACTGGCGCTCGCCCATGCGCGCGAAAATTATGCGCTCGGCACAGAGATCCTGAACTGCCGCCGGTTGATCAAGGGCTACAGCGACACCCACGCCCGCGCCCAGTCGAAATTCGACCGTGTGCTCTCGGCGCTTCCCATGCTCAAGGGCAGAGAAGACGCCGCCGACTGGCTCCGCCGCCTGCGCGAGGCGGCGCTGAAGGACGAGAAGGGCGACATGCTCGACGGCGCGCTGAAGACCGTAGCGACGCTTGACGACAGCCCGGCTTTATAA